Below is a window of Arthrobacter sp. SLBN-112 DNA.
GCCCACGTGCGTGCCGATCAGGTCCACGATGACGCCCTTGCAGCCGGCCAGGATCTGCCGGATTTCGCTGCTCACCGCAGTGGAGAAGACCAGGGGCCGGGGGCCGGTTGCGGCAAGGCCGTCGATGGTGCGCACCACGGCGCGGGCCTGCTCGGCTGTGGTGATGAAGGGGATGGTGACGCGGTCAAAGTCGGCCACCGGGAACTGGGTCAGCAACGTGTTGCCCAGAGTTTCCGCGGTGATGCCCGTACTGTCCGACAGGAAATAGACAGGGCGTTGAGCAGCAGTGGTCATGCCTATGACCTTATCGCCCGGCCAGGACTGGACGGGCGATGCCCTTTGCCGGCTGTGGGTCCCGGCCCCGGTCACGCCGCTTTGATGGGCGACTTGCCCCCGGTGGATGCTGCCTGGTTCTCGCGGGCCAGGAAGGCGGAGAGTTCACCGATGGTGCTCATGAGCGGGGCGGGGAAGACCACCGTGGTGTTCTTGTCGACGCCGATTTCCACCAGGGACTGCAGGTTGCGGAGCTGCAACGCCAGCGGGTGCGCCATCATGGTGTCGGAGGCGTCGCCCAGGGCTGTTGCTGCGATGGCCTCGCCTTCTGCGGCGATGATCTTCGCCCTCTTTTCACGTTCGGCTTCAGCCTGGCGGGCCATGGCACGCTTCATGCTTTCAGGCAGTTGGATGTCCTTCAGCTCCACCAAGGTGACTTCCACACCCCACTCGACGGTGAGTACGTCGAGGATTTCGCGGATATCCACGTTGATCCGCTCGGTCTCGGACAGGGTCTGGTCCAAGGTGTGGCGGCCAACGACTTTCCGCAACGTGGTCTGGGCGATCTGGTCGATGGCCGCGGCCACGTTCTCGATCGCGATGACGGACTTTACGGCGTCCACCACGCGATAGTAGGCCACCGCAGAGACATCGACGCTCACGTTGTCCTGCGTAATGATGCCTTGGGACTGGATGGGCATGGTCACGATCCGGAGGCTGACCAGAGGCAGCCGGTCGATGACCGGGATGATCAGCCGCAGGCCAGGGTCCCTGACACCGATGACCCTGCCAAGCCGGAACAGCACGCCCTTCTCGTATTGGCGCACGATCCGGATGGACATCTTCGCGACGATGAGCAGCAGGATGACGAGGACGATAACAATGACGGTGGTGGGGTCCATCAGGATCCCCTCCTATAAATGGCGGGACGTGCCGTCGCCAGGCCGGCGCCGTGACAGGTGTCCTTGCCTTCATTGTCCCACTAAAGGCGGGAGGGAGCCCCGGCTGCGGTTACGCCCCCGGGTAAACGTCCGCGGCCGCCGCTGGGCCGGCAAATCCGGAGCATACTGAAGTATGAATACGACAGGCGCCGCCTGGTGGTTACCCTGGCTGGTCCTCATCCCCTGCGTGGCCATCTGGGGCTACAGCCTGGTCGACTTCAGCCAGACAGATGAACGGGACATACGAACCTTCAGCAGGGACACCTG
It encodes the following:
- a CDS encoding slipin family protein, encoding MDPTTVIVIVLVILLLIVAKMSIRIVRQYEKGVLFRLGRVIGVRDPGLRLIIPVIDRLPLVSLRIVTMPIQSQGIITQDNVSVDVSAVAYYRVVDAVKSVIAIENVAAAIDQIAQTTLRKVVGRHTLDQTLSETERINVDIREILDVLTVEWGVEVTLVELKDIQLPESMKRAMARQAEAEREKRAKIIAAEGEAIAATALGDASDTMMAHPLALQLRNLQSLVEIGVDKNTTVVFPAPLMSTIGELSAFLARENQAASTGGKSPIKAA
- a CDS encoding PLDc N-terminal domain-containing protein — protein: MNTTGAAWWLPWLVLIPCVAIWGYSLVDFSQTDERDIRTFSRDTWLLLLVFGSVAGGVAWLVAGRPRRPDVRRRT